A genomic segment from Pseudalkalibacillus hwajinpoensis encodes:
- the xerS gene encoding tyrosine recombinase XerS, whose product MATSRQQLNHQRKYEALLPSLPEYVRDYILALEENERSASTILNYVIDIKSFLVWLQSQGFADEGPIKNISHEVLATLPLDAARAYFNQVSNEEIHISRFESKKREKTSVNRKKSALRSLFKYLTTQTETVDGEPLFHRNVMQKIAVIKPKETLNERSRKLADSIFQEDDDVAFLDYLLNDYEHSLSERQRSYFLRDKERDFAILSLFLGSGIRLNELADIRVRDLHIKNSSISVIRKGNKMDSVHVIPEVFDDIANYLAIRCERYGGTDAEHEYLFLSKYKKQATPLSVRTIQDLVRKYTKSYRKEMSPHKLRHTYATNLMGESKDLSLVMEQLGHSSTSTSVLYVHSTQEKAKRAAEALGAKRNRARSNKD is encoded by the coding sequence ATGGCCACTTCTAGACAACAATTGAATCATCAACGCAAATATGAAGCCCTCCTCCCTTCTCTTCCTGAGTATGTTCGTGATTATATACTCGCGTTAGAAGAAAACGAACGATCAGCTTCAACGATTCTGAACTATGTGATTGATATTAAGAGCTTTTTGGTATGGCTTCAGTCTCAGGGGTTTGCTGATGAAGGTCCTATTAAAAACATTTCACATGAGGTACTGGCTACGCTTCCTTTAGATGCAGCACGTGCTTACTTTAACCAGGTATCGAATGAGGAAATTCATATCTCTCGTTTCGAATCAAAAAAGAGAGAAAAAACCTCGGTTAATCGGAAGAAGTCTGCTTTACGCTCCCTTTTTAAGTATTTAACTACTCAAACGGAAACAGTTGATGGCGAACCTCTCTTCCATCGCAATGTGATGCAAAAAATAGCGGTTATAAAACCTAAAGAAACGCTAAACGAACGCAGTCGAAAACTGGCCGATAGCATATTTCAAGAAGATGATGATGTCGCTTTTTTAGACTACCTTCTAAATGACTACGAGCATTCCCTGAGTGAAAGGCAACGCTCCTACTTTTTAAGGGATAAAGAGCGTGATTTTGCGATTCTATCTCTCTTTTTAGGAAGTGGGATTCGATTAAACGAGCTTGCAGACATTCGAGTGAGAGATCTTCATATCAAAAACAGCAGCATTTCTGTTATACGTAAAGGAAATAAAATGGACAGTGTTCACGTTATTCCAGAGGTTTTTGATGACATCGCTAACTACTTGGCCATTCGATGTGAACGATATGGTGGAACGGATGCAGAACATGAGTACTTATTTCTCTCTAAATATAAGAAACAAGCGACTCCTCTTTCTGTTCGTACGATTCAGGACTTGGTGAGAAAGTACACCAAATCTTATAGAAAAGAGATGTCTCCCCATAAACTTCGGCATACGTATGCCACAAACTTAATGGGTGAGAGCAAGGACTTATCGCTTGTGATGGAACAGCTGGGTCACTCCTCGACCTCGACTTCTGTTTTATATGTTCACTCTACCCAGGAAAAAGCGAAACGTGCAGCAGAGGCGTTGGGTGCTAAGAGGAATAGAGCCCGATCTAATAAGGATTAG
- a CDS encoding Lrp/AsnC family transcriptional regulator, which yields MHLDTKDKQILNQLNQNSRLSMRELGRIVGMSSPAVTERIKQMESFGVIKGYHLKIDYEKAGYPVSCIIETTVKNGQYELFKKRVEKLNNVEYCHRIAGQACYMMKLHFERLADIEIFINNLSDLAQTVTHVIFSSVETNQKL from the coding sequence ATGCATTTAGATACTAAGGATAAACAAATCTTGAATCAACTCAATCAAAACAGTCGGTTATCCATGAGGGAATTAGGAAGAATTGTAGGTATGTCTTCTCCTGCTGTAACAGAAAGAATAAAACAAATGGAATCATTCGGAGTAATTAAAGGGTACCATTTAAAAATTGATTATGAAAAAGCAGGCTATCCAGTCAGTTGTATAATAGAGACCACCGTTAAAAATGGACAGTACGAGTTGTTTAAGAAAAGGGTTGAGAAACTGAATAATGTGGAATATTGTCATCGAATTGCAGGTCAAGCTTGTTATATGATGAAATTACACTTTGAGAGATTAGCTGATATAGAAATTTTTATAAATAATCTTTCAGATTTAGCACAAACCGTAACCCATGTCATATTTTCAAGTGTTGAAACAAACCAAAAGCTTTAA
- a CDS encoding thiamine pyrophosphate-binding protein: MENVATLLARHFNQWGLSHVFGLPGKPVVPLIMALEQQGVHFVLNRHESGAGFTASGYSLLKEGLGVAIATSGPGGTNLLTAAAQAKAYHAPTLFLTGQPSGRELGKPIGQDSSLFGTDLVKMFEPVTLFSARVDRTDQLEMMLRHALDRAKTGRKGPVHLSIPMDVLRDECASFTIPLPSSRSLVVSSELENVFERLQEAKSPLLFLGKGVHLSKAYEHVQWLAEHWQIPVV, from the coding sequence TTGGAAAACGTAGCTACGCTTTTGGCGCGTCACTTTAATCAATGGGGGCTTTCCCATGTATTCGGCTTACCAGGAAAACCAGTTGTTCCCTTAATAATGGCACTTGAGCAGCAAGGCGTGCACTTTGTGTTAAACCGACATGAATCTGGTGCAGGGTTTACGGCATCAGGCTATTCTCTCTTAAAAGAAGGACTGGGCGTAGCGATTGCGACATCCGGTCCTGGTGGTACCAATCTTTTAACAGCTGCAGCACAGGCAAAAGCATATCATGCACCCACGTTGTTTCTGACTGGACAGCCTTCTGGTCGGGAACTAGGAAAGCCTATTGGGCAGGATTCTTCTCTGTTTGGAACAGATCTTGTCAAAATGTTTGAACCCGTCACACTGTTTAGCGCGCGAGTTGACCGAACAGATCAGCTTGAGATGATGCTTCGCCATGCACTTGACCGAGCCAAAACAGGTCGCAAGGGTCCTGTCCATCTTTCCATCCCCATGGATGTGCTACGAGATGAATGTGCTTCGTTCACCATCCCACTCCCTTCTTCCCGATCATTGGTCGTTTCAAGCGAATTAGAGAATGTCTTCGAAAGGTTGCAAGAAGCAAAATCCCCTTTGTTGTTTCTTGGGAAAGGTGTGCACCTTTCGAAAGCCTATGAGCATGTTCAGTGGCTTGCCGAACACTGGCAAATTCCAGTTGTGTGA
- a CDS encoding LysE family translocator, producing the protein MDIAMVLSYLGVVVFLTLMPGPDILFVIAQSISQNKKAGIATAIGLCTGLIVHISAATLGISALIYQSALAFSIVKYAGAIYLLFLAIQSFREKDMDLKGTNNKRLFNYKSLYKKGVLMNILNPKVSLLFLALLPQFVDESIGNVTGQVFILGMITMVQALVIFVGISILSDKIRYLLELNSFIAKRINVIKGSILGVIGVQIAFSEK; encoded by the coding sequence ATGGATATAGCAATGGTTTTATCTTATTTAGGTGTTGTAGTATTCCTTACTTTAATGCCAGGTCCAGATATTTTATTTGTTATTGCTCAAAGTATTTCTCAAAATAAAAAGGCAGGGATTGCAACTGCAATCGGACTTTGTACTGGTCTAATCGTACATATAAGTGCGGCTACTTTGGGGATATCTGCACTTATCTATCAATCTGCACTTGCATTTTCTATTGTAAAATACGCTGGAGCTATTTATTTGTTATTTTTAGCTATTCAATCATTTAGAGAAAAAGATATGGATCTCAAGGGCACTAATAATAAAAGGTTGTTCAACTATAAGTCATTGTACAAAAAAGGGGTTCTGATGAATATTTTAAATCCTAAGGTTTCCCTTTTATTTTTAGCATTGTTACCTCAATTTGTAGATGAATCAATAGGGAATGTCACAGGACAAGTATTTATTTTGGGAATGATTACAATGGTTCAGGCATTGGTTATTTTTGTTGGGATTAGTATTTTATCGGATAAAATACGCTATTTATTAGAACTCAACTCTTTTATTGCGAAAAGAATAAACGTTATAAAAGGGTCAATATTGGGAGTTATAGGGGTACAGATTGCATTTAGTGAGAAATAA
- a CDS encoding PH domain-containing protein, whose translation MGVYRTVCYKVEDVFVRVLSRKQDSETITMKVMDYRGSKEAQKARKKEKAQQRAAVAQQQKERKKEQEHQEVLGLIAKVMNLNKNDYTKYEYNEIKRNKSFFTNLVATVYEPGEYGFCFLKCEFDMSKTKELKGYLIVTNKRVWFISNDFRTQQKFRYQTIKDVNWFKDGMLEKGLKIQYGTKKLEFDEIFDEKQMQRVASKIKQAL comes from the coding sequence ATGGGTGTATACAGAACGGTTTGTTATAAAGTAGAAGATGTTTTTGTCAGGGTACTGAGTCGAAAACAGGATTCCGAAACAATTACCATGAAAGTAATGGATTATAGAGGCTCAAAAGAAGCTCAAAAAGCGAGGAAAAAGGAAAAGGCACAGCAGCGAGCTGCTGTGGCACAACAACAAAAAGAACGAAAAAAAGAACAGGAACACCAGGAAGTTCTTGGTCTAATTGCAAAGGTGATGAACTTAAATAAAAATGATTATACCAAATACGAATACAATGAGATAAAAAGGAATAAGAGCTTCTTCACCAACCTTGTGGCAACAGTCTATGAACCTGGGGAATACGGCTTCTGTTTCTTGAAATGTGAATTCGATATGTCAAAAACGAAGGAACTAAAAGGATACTTGATTGTGACCAATAAACGAGTCTGGTTCATATCAAATGACTTCCGTACTCAGCAAAAGTTTCGTTACCAAACCATCAAAGACGTAAATTGGTTTAAAGACGGCATGCTCGAAAAGGGGCTAAAGATCCAGTATGGGACTAAGAAACTTGAATTCGATGAGATTTTCGATGAAAAGCAGATGCAACGTGTGGCGAGTAAAATTAAACAAGCTTTATAG
- a CDS encoding TrmB family transcriptional regulator, with the protein MKEIIFETLKNLNFTEYEAKAYLTLLDESPLTGYAVAKNSGVPRSRIYEVLDSLAIRGDILVSPGNTPQYTPVPAKELIKNRRREAEENFELAEKSLAEFERSANDRENIWNITGRNEILDKVKDCILSAKKRILLELWKEEFEELESELRQAAKRRVNITIIAYGEIASDFANVYLHYMGHEITEEYGGRWIVISADDSEVVAGIVSLGKDSRAAWTRHVGLVMPITEVMIHDLYLMEIMEKHRELLEESFGENLVNLRHKFSIHPDFKKHYLK; encoded by the coding sequence ATGAAGGAAATCATTTTTGAAACATTAAAGAATCTAAATTTTACCGAATATGAAGCGAAAGCGTATCTTACCTTATTGGATGAATCTCCATTAACTGGATATGCAGTAGCGAAAAATTCTGGTGTACCACGTTCAAGAATATATGAAGTTCTAGATAGTCTTGCCATACGAGGAGATATTCTGGTTAGTCCTGGAAACACGCCGCAGTATACTCCTGTTCCTGCAAAGGAGCTAATTAAAAACCGCCGAAGGGAAGCAGAAGAGAATTTTGAACTGGCAGAAAAATCATTAGCGGAGTTCGAACGTTCTGCAAATGACCGTGAAAATATCTGGAATATCACGGGACGCAATGAAATACTCGATAAGGTAAAAGATTGTATATTATCTGCAAAAAAAAGAATTCTCTTAGAGCTTTGGAAAGAGGAATTCGAAGAATTGGAGTCTGAACTAAGACAGGCAGCAAAAAGAAGGGTCAACATAACAATTATTGCTTATGGGGAAATCGCCTCTGATTTTGCTAATGTTTACCTTCATTATATGGGTCATGAAATTACAGAAGAGTATGGTGGACGATGGATTGTTATTAGTGCAGATGATTCAGAAGTAGTAGCAGGTATTGTCTCGCTGGGGAAAGATAGCCGTGCAGCATGGACAAGGCATGTAGGTTTAGTAATGCCAATTACAGAAGTCATGATTCATGATTTGTATCTCATGGAAATTATGGAGAAACATAGAGAACTTTTAGAGGAAAGTTTTGGGGAAAACCTCGTGAATTTACGCCATAAATTCTCTATTCACCCAGACTTTAAAAAACATTATTTAAAATAA
- a CDS encoding bifunctional transcriptional activator/DNA repair enzyme AdaA: MEIKNELSLLTMWKAIITCDATYDSRFFYAVKTTGIFCRPSCKSRTPKYNNTVFFIVIEDAFDNGFRPCKRCRPDLLSENYDPQTDIAEQVVTIINMDYTQTIHLKDLAHQVGVSPFHLNRIFKSKIGCTPHMYLEKIRIEKAKELLSSTSLSSTEIAYQVGYGSHSSFYKNFRKRVNCSPKEYRAKVP; encoded by the coding sequence ATGGAGATAAAAAATGAACTCTCCCTCCTAACTATGTGGAAGGCAATAATTACTTGTGATGCTACCTACGACTCTCGGTTTTTTTACGCTGTAAAAACGACCGGCATTTTTTGTCGACCTTCCTGTAAATCTAGAACCCCAAAATACAATAATACGGTTTTCTTTATAGTCATTGAAGATGCTTTCGATAATGGTTTCAGACCTTGTAAAAGATGCAGACCAGACCTTTTATCAGAGAACTATGATCCTCAAACAGATATTGCTGAACAAGTAGTGACTATTATTAATATGGATTACACTCAAACGATTCATCTTAAGGATTTGGCTCACCAAGTAGGAGTAAGCCCTTTTCATTTAAATCGAATATTCAAATCAAAGATCGGCTGTACTCCACATATGTATTTAGAAAAAATCAGAATTGAGAAGGCAAAGGAGTTGTTGTCTTCAACATCATTATCTAGCACTGAAATTGCATACCAAGTTGGCTATGGGTCTCATTCAAGCTTTTATAAAAATTTTCGGAAGAGGGTAAACTGTTCTCCCAAAGAATATAGAGCCAAAGTTCCGTGA
- a CDS encoding DUF4386 domain-containing protein: MSGRFIDNTKLIRLMCFWGKEGIIIKSNRRTAIFLGLLLIFSFIFGILSSVPALEQPDYLEKLPEIEMQVLVAIFFQAAMAVVYVIITVLLYPIIKKYNKGLAVGYFGFRIIGAGFLFASIGSLLLLLWLSQNFVAANQANSAYFEIIAELLRQGRDILNHIGMILPWSIGGLILYFCLYKIKLIPRWLSIWGIIGSSFTLVATLILMLNIITLMNPVYFILNAPLAFCELFFAIFLIVRGFNPTDIKPNEYGDRL; encoded by the coding sequence ATGTCAGGAAGATTTATTGATAACACAAAGCTCATAAGGCTTATGTGTTTTTGGGGAAAGGAGGGAATAATCATAAAATCAAACAGAAGAACCGCTATCTTCCTTGGTCTACTGTTAATATTCAGTTTTATATTTGGAATACTTAGTTCTGTTCCAGCGTTAGAACAACCAGATTATCTTGAAAAATTGCCTGAAATCGAAATGCAAGTTTTGGTCGCAATATTTTTTCAAGCTGCAATGGCCGTAGTATATGTAATTATAACCGTATTATTGTATCCGATAATTAAAAAATACAACAAAGGTTTAGCGGTGGGATATTTCGGTTTCAGGATAATTGGAGCTGGATTTCTTTTTGCCAGTATAGGCTCTCTTCTTCTTTTATTATGGTTGAGTCAGAATTTTGTAGCTGCTAACCAAGCTAACTCAGCATATTTTGAAATAATAGCTGAATTGCTTAGACAAGGCAGAGATATTCTGAATCATATAGGAATGATATTGCCATGGAGTATTGGCGGATTGATACTCTATTTTTGCCTATATAAAATTAAACTTATCCCAAGATGGTTATCAATATGGGGTATTATTGGTTCTTCATTTACTCTAGTGGCTACGTTAATATTGATGTTGAATATCATAACATTAATGAATCCAGTCTACTTTATCTTAAATGCACCACTAGCTTTTTGCGAGCTGTTTTTTGCAATTTTTCTGATAGTCAGAGGGTTCAATCCTACTGATATAAAACCTAATGAATACGGAGATAGATTATGA
- a CDS encoding homoserine/threonine efflux transporter encodes MDSLLTYISIAAMMVVIPGADTMLLVKNTLSYGPKAGRYTVLGMATGLSFWTLVAILGLSVVIAKSVILFSTIKYLGAAYLIYLGIKSFFAKSVFSLEEIQAQANAPTNSSSRHNKESFMQALLSNVLNPKTVLVYITVMPQFIDLNGNVNQQLIVLASILTFLAVLWFLTLVYVIDYAKKWLNNSKFQKVFQKSTGLILVSFGVKTGI; translated from the coding sequence ATGGATAGCTTACTAACATACATTTCAATTGCTGCAATGATGGTTGTTATACCAGGAGCAGATACTATGCTCCTGGTGAAAAACACGCTCAGCTATGGTCCAAAAGCTGGACGTTATACGGTTCTCGGAATGGCAACGGGACTTTCTTTTTGGACGCTTGTTGCTATTCTTGGATTATCTGTTGTCATTGCAAAGTCTGTAATTCTTTTTAGTACAATAAAATATTTGGGAGCTGCTTACTTAATTTATTTAGGTATAAAAAGTTTTTTTGCTAAAAGTGTGTTTTCTTTAGAGGAAATTCAAGCACAAGCGAATGCACCTACCAATTCTTCAAGTCGGCATAATAAAGAGTCCTTTATGCAAGCATTACTTAGTAATGTTCTTAATCCAAAGACTGTTTTGGTTTATATAACTGTCATGCCTCAATTTATTGATTTGAACGGAAATGTAAATCAGCAATTGATTGTGTTAGCATCAATCCTTACTTTCCTTGCTGTATTGTGGTTTCTAACCCTTGTTTATGTAATTGATTACGCAAAAAAATGGTTGAATAACTCCAAATTTCAGAAAGTATTCCAAAAATCAACTGGCTTAATTTTAGTAAGTTTTGGCGTTAAAACAGGGATTTAA
- a CDS encoding helix-turn-helix transcriptional regulator, translating into MKHGVRNSVKEFRKEKRITQDKLAESISVTRQTIIAIEKQRYEPSIGTALKLATVLECPLEKLFWIEGEE; encoded by the coding sequence ATGAAACATGGTGTACGAAATTCAGTCAAAGAATTTAGAAAGGAGAAGCGTATCACACAGGACAAATTAGCTGAAAGTATTTCCGTTACAAGACAAACGATTATAGCGATTGAAAAACAACGATATGAACCATCTATTGGTACTGCACTTAAATTAGCAACTGTTTTAGAATGTCCGCTTGAAAAATTATTTTGGATTGAGGGAGAAGAATAA
- a CDS encoding VOC family protein — MKVHRIDHVGVIVNDLPAAKAFFLDLGLEVLGETEVKGEWVERIIGLTDVRETVVMLGMPDGQATLELVKFHTPSDEKGIQQSFANTLGIRHIAFAVEDIEGVVAKLKKKGAELFGEIQNYENAYKLCYVRGPEGIILELAEQIK, encoded by the coding sequence ATGAAGGTCCATAGAATAGATCATGTGGGTGTAATCGTAAATGATCTTCCTGCTGCTAAAGCCTTTTTTCTTGACCTTGGACTTGAAGTGCTAGGGGAAACAGAAGTGAAAGGAGAGTGGGTGGAACGGATAATTGGGCTTACTGATGTTAGAGAGACGGTTGTAATGTTAGGGATGCCAGACGGCCAGGCAACTTTGGAATTGGTCAAATTCCATACGCCGTCAGATGAAAAAGGTATTCAGCAATCTTTTGCAAATACCTTGGGTATCCGGCATATTGCATTTGCTGTTGAAGATATTGAAGGCGTTGTTGCCAAATTGAAAAAGAAAGGCGCGGAACTTTTTGGTGAGATACAAAACTACGAAAACGCTTATAAATTATGCTACGTTCGTGGGCCAGAAGGGATTATTTTAGAGTTGGCGGAGCAAATCAAATAA
- a CDS encoding APC family permease — MEKKTIGLFQAIALYVAAILGSGVLFLSGVTASIAGPASLLSWLIVIIMSFPLAYSFACLAREFPDAGGAPTFVRKSFGDHLGNITGWFYFVTAAFGQSIVALTGAFYVSNAFELSQFQSVFIAVSILLVAGITNYLGIEVSGKVALIISSCLLSLLVITVFLSLPKVQMIHFSPFVSKGWPSIGTAITVIYWAFFGWEAICNLATKFKRPHKDIVRSTIISAVIIGVLFLALSFVTIGTATYGNMESNLSPIGVIIGNELGIGAQVLTAILAFIICIGTSNAFVASLAQLGYSLGRNGAFPKKLSEVHVPSGIPRRMIVFVILFAIMGVFTTLSFSMTFKDILFIPTSLGILVYIFSMAAGIKLLEKRSLSWFCSIVALILCILVLPFFRLYIVVPLLVIGFYSLYMIFRKNILIHERR; from the coding sequence ATGGAAAAGAAAACGATTGGGTTATTTCAAGCCATCGCATTATATGTTGCAGCAATTCTCGGGTCAGGAGTGCTTTTTTTATCAGGAGTCACCGCCTCGATAGCCGGACCTGCCTCACTATTGTCTTGGTTGATTGTTATTATCATGAGCTTTCCCCTGGCCTATTCATTTGCCTGTTTAGCCCGGGAATTTCCCGATGCAGGCGGTGCCCCCACCTTTGTTAGGAAGTCGTTTGGTGATCACCTAGGGAATATTACAGGGTGGTTCTATTTTGTCACGGCTGCATTTGGTCAGTCAATTGTTGCTTTAACGGGGGCTTTTTATGTAAGTAATGCTTTTGAATTGTCCCAATTCCAGAGTGTTTTTATTGCCGTCTCTATCTTATTGGTTGCTGGAATTACGAATTACTTAGGTATAGAAGTCAGTGGGAAAGTTGCTTTAATTATCAGCTCATGTTTATTGAGCTTATTAGTGATCACTGTCTTCCTATCATTACCAAAAGTGCAGATGATTCATTTTTCTCCTTTTGTTTCGAAAGGATGGCCTTCTATCGGTACAGCGATAACTGTTATCTATTGGGCATTTTTTGGTTGGGAAGCTATATGTAATCTTGCTACTAAATTTAAGAGACCTCATAAAGACATTGTTAGGAGTACCATTATTAGCGCAGTTATTATAGGGGTTTTATTTTTAGCTTTAAGTTTTGTTACGATTGGTACAGCAACGTATGGGAATATGGAAAGTAATTTATCCCCCATTGGAGTTATTATTGGAAATGAATTAGGAATAGGAGCACAAGTATTAACGGCTATTTTAGCTTTTATTATTTGTATAGGGACGTCCAATGCTTTTGTAGCTAGTCTTGCTCAGCTTGGATATTCACTGGGGAGAAACGGTGCTTTTCCCAAAAAACTATCTGAAGTACATGTTCCATCGGGGATACCTCGTCGAATGATTGTTTTTGTCATTTTATTTGCTATCATGGGCGTTTTCACTACCTTATCTTTCTCTATGACCTTCAAAGATATATTGTTCATCCCTACTTCTTTGGGAATTCTCGTATATATTTTTTCAATGGCTGCAGGCATAAAATTGCTTGAGAAAAGATCTCTGTCTTGGTTTTGTTCTATAGTAGCGCTAATTCTTTGTATACTTGTTCTTCCTTTTTTTAGATTATACATTGTAGTTCCTTTATTAGTTATCGGATTCTATTCCCTCTATATGATTTTTCGAAAGAATATCTTGATTCACGAAAGAAGGTGA
- a CDS encoding thiamine pyrophosphate-dependent enzyme, translating to MTEEKQSNPCLLLGRKKLPQEKETIASSVTGEPGGLSAKIAIHAIRSSLPSETIFFGDDGSHSFYAIKHLDIFQAGTFFFDDVFGSMGHAIGYAIGAKLRQPERPIICLTGDGCFYMHGTEVATAVDLNLPLLFIVFNNNQLDMVDKGMKQWFGSSVGASYSVGLEVARFSRALGSRAYRCETAMEIKEAIHEALFVEGGPTVVEVMVDPNEIPPTLNRV from the coding sequence ATGACAGAAGAGAAACAGTCGAACCCATGCCTACTATTAGGACGAAAAAAACTCCCACAAGAGAAGGAAACGATTGCTTCCTCAGTAACTGGAGAACCAGGGGGCCTTTCTGCAAAAATCGCCATTCATGCGATCAGGTCATCACTCCCATCCGAGACCATTTTCTTTGGTGACGATGGAAGCCATTCCTTTTATGCCATTAAACACCTCGATATTTTTCAAGCCGGAACTTTCTTTTTTGATGATGTATTTGGCTCAATGGGGCATGCCATCGGGTATGCGATAGGTGCAAAACTCCGTCAGCCAGAGCGTCCTATTATTTGTTTAACCGGCGATGGATGTTTTTACATGCATGGAACTGAAGTGGCGACAGCTGTTGATCTAAACCTTCCTCTTCTTTTCATTGTCTTTAACAACAATCAATTAGATATGGTTGATAAAGGCATGAAACAGTGGTTTGGCTCTTCTGTAGGTGCTTCGTATTCAGTCGGTCTAGAGGTTGCTCGATTTTCAAGGGCTTTAGGTTCTCGCGCTTATCGCTGCGAAACTGCCATGGAAATAAAAGAGGCGATTCATGAAGCCCTTTTTGTGGAAGGAGGTCCAACTGTAGTAGAAGTTATGGTCGACCCAAATGAGATCCCTCCTACATTAAATCGGGTTTAA
- a CDS encoding CPBP family intramembrane glutamic endopeptidase, whose product MVVLTLLLIGNDGISVSSVSELLLVLGTQILVVAFIEEMVFRGFMINILISKGFKVAVITSSFLFALTHSLQLLGGQSIEDTLLQITYAFFIGMVLSLLVVNNQSIIIAITFHDLNNFLL is encoded by the coding sequence GTGGTAGTTTTAACTCTTTTATTAATTGGTAATGACGGAATAAGTGTCTCATCCGTATCAGAGTTACTGCTGGTATTAGGAACGCAAATCCTTGTTGTTGCATTCATTGAGGAAATGGTTTTCCGAGGATTTATGATTAATATTCTGATTTCTAAGGGTTTCAAGGTTGCAGTTATTACATCAAGTTTCCTCTTTGCTTTAACTCATTCCCTACAACTTCTTGGTGGACAATCTATTGAAGACACATTGTTGCAAATTACATATGCTTTCTTTATAGGGATGGTTCTTTCCCTGTTAGTGGTGAACAACCAATCGATTATTATTGCCATTACTTTTCACGATTTAAACAACTTTTTATTATGA
- a CDS encoding carboxymuconolactone decarboxylase family protein — protein sequence MPRITFSENGSSSFQQLLGHNQQVMKEWNDLGGVLEAEGSLSSQLKEQVRRTLAQENGCEYCKAKGHPEPHLFDEKTSVAVGFAEAFLFYRGNIPLTVFNVLHNSFGDEEISELCAFVCFTTASQFFGAMTGLQPDPS from the coding sequence ATGCCAAGAATAACTTTTTCTGAAAATGGAAGCAGTTCGTTTCAACAATTACTAGGACATAATCAACAAGTAATGAAAGAATGGAATGACTTGGGAGGGGTCTTAGAAGCCGAGGGTTCCTTATCCTCTCAGTTAAAAGAGCAAGTTAGAAGAACTTTAGCACAAGAGAATGGGTGTGAATATTGCAAAGCGAAAGGACATCCGGAACCCCATTTATTTGATGAAAAAACGTCAGTTGCAGTAGGATTTGCAGAAGCTTTTTTGTTCTATAGAGGCAATATACCCTTGACTGTATTTAATGTGTTACATAATTCATTTGGTGATGAAGAAATAAGCGAACTTTGTGCCTTTGTATGTTTTACTACGGCATCTCAGTTTTTTGGTGCCATGACAGGATTACAACCTGATCCTTCTTAG
- a CDS encoding IS3 family transposase → MESLFGHMKDEIDFKSCFYVFEVKQAIREYMNHHNNERYQWSLKKMTLVQYRGHLLAV, encoded by the coding sequence ATGGAATCTTTATTCGGACACATGAAGGATGAGATTGATTTTAAATCGTGTTTCTACGTATTTGAGGTGAAGCAAGCCATTCGGGAATACATGAATCATCACAATAATGAGCGTTATCAATGGTCATTAAAAAAGATGACCCTAGTTCAATACCGTGGTCACCTTTTAGCTGTCTAG
- a CDS encoding pyridoxal-phosphate dependent enzyme, whose protein sequence is MSKFFNKKSHISILIPVINAVNNIEILQQNKDIDTIVVPIGGGGLITGIAVAAKSKKPGIRVIGVQTEACPAMIKSYEDNTFYEEYPGEESICDALVGGIGKLSYDLAKDYVDDFIAVSEESIAKAVSFMAKKGYRLLC, encoded by the coding sequence GTGAGCAAATTTTTTAATAAAAAAAGCCACATATCGATACTAATCCCCGTTATAAATGCTGTTAACAACATTGAAATTCTACAACAAAATAAAGACATTGATACCATCGTAGTGCCTATAGGAGGAGGAGGGTTAATTACAGGAATAGCTGTAGCAGCTAAATCTAAAAAACCAGGAATTAGAGTCATAGGAGTGCAAACAGAAGCATGTCCTGCCATGATAAAATCTTATGAGGACAATACCTTTTATGAAGAATATCCAGGTGAGGAATCAATATGTGATGCTCTTGTTGGAGGGATTGGAAAGCTTAGCTATGATTTAGCAAAAGATTACGTCGATGACTTTATTGCTGTATCAGAAGAGTCTATTGCTAAAGCAGTTAGTTTCATGGCAAAAAAGGGCTATCGCTTATTGTGCTAA